From the genome of bacterium, one region includes:
- a CDS encoding RidA family protein gives MREVIKTSSAPAAIGPYSQGIRVSAGKMLFTAGQVPLDPATGQMVTGDIKAQTRRVLENVKAILQAAGASFGNVVKTTVFMTDLNEFAAMNEVYAEFFSTHPPARSTVEVRALPRGAKVEIETMAIVD, from the coding sequence ATGCGTGAAGTGATCAAAACCTCCTCGGCGCCGGCAGCTATCGGGCCGTACAGCCAGGGTATTCGCGTTTCTGCGGGCAAGATGCTGTTCACGGCCGGCCAGGTGCCGCTCGATCCCGCCACCGGGCAGATGGTCACCGGCGACATCAAAGCGCAAACCCGGCGCGTGCTCGAAAACGTGAAAGCGATTCTGCAAGCCGCCGGCGCTTCGTTTGGAAACGTCGTGAAAACCACCGTGTTCATGACGGACCTGAACGAGTTTGCCGCGATGAACGAAGTCTACGCCGAATTTTTCTCTACGCATCCGCCGGCGCGCAGCACGGTGGAAGTGCGCGCCCTGCCAAGAGGCGCGAAGGTGGAGATTGAGACGATGGCGATTGTTGATTGA
- a CDS encoding nucleic acid-binding protein codes for MNADRFFMDTAFVLALLNPKDSFHHEAKALIPRVRRAREVWLHDGILIEVGNSLAAKDRQAAVDFIERIYKTGNTKITAVTRKLVKQALGLYGKRLDKAWGFTECMSFVLMQEEGLFDALTMDHHFEQVGFRIMLSTQ; via the coding sequence ATGAATGCCGATCGTTTTTTCATGGATACAGCCTTTGTCCTGGCATTGCTCAATCCCAAAGACTCTTTTCACCATGAGGCGAAGGCACTTATTCCTCGGGTAAGAAGAGCGCGAGAAGTCTGGTTGCACGACGGCATTCTTATCGAAGTTGGCAATAGCCTGGCGGCCAAAGACCGGCAAGCGGCGGTCGATTTTATTGAGCGGATTTATAAAACAGGCAATACGAAAATAACGGCTGTGACGCGTAAGCTGGTGAAGCAGGCGCTCGGGTTGTATGGCAAACGTCTCGACAAAGCATGGGGATTTACGGAGTGCATGTCATTCGTCTTGATGCAAGAGGAGGGATTGTTCGATGCGCTCACGATGGATCATCATTTTGAACAGGTTGGGTTTCGCATCATGTTAAGCACGCAGTGA
- a CDS encoding DUF5683 domain-containing protein yields MPYLMQQQRICSTVIFFLLASVFSQALPQTPSSDSLNPRSASAVSRQKSPSGAALRSLVLPGWGQYYNGQKIKAGLALAGEVGLLSTALYWNSRAGAAQRRGDQANQLLYEDWRNGCYWGLAALIVYSMLDAYVDAQLLDFDESPVLAPPPSPAVMIRFKFHL; encoded by the coding sequence ATGCCATATTTGATGCAGCAACAGAGAATCTGCAGCACAGTTATTTTTTTCTTGCTGGCTTCTGTTTTCTCGCAGGCTTTGCCGCAAACGCCTTCATCTGATTCGCTCAATCCGCGCTCAGCATCTGCCGTTTCACGCCAGAAGAGTCCCTCCGGCGCAGCTTTGCGCTCGCTGGTGCTTCCCGGCTGGGGGCAATATTACAACGGCCAAAAAATCAAAGCGGGCCTGGCGCTGGCGGGCGAGGTGGGTTTGCTCAGCACGGCGCTTTATTGGAACAGCCGCGCCGGTGCAGCGCAACGGCGCGGCGATCAGGCCAATCAACTGCTCTATGAAGATTGGCGCAACGGCTGCTATTGGGGATTGGCGGCGTTGATCGTCTACAGCATGCTCGACGCCTACGTTGATGCCCAGCTCTTGGATTTTGATGAATCGCCGGTGCTGGCCCCTCCGCCCTCGCCGGCCGTGATGATTCGCTTCAAATTTCACCTTTGA
- the purF gene encoding amidophosphoribosyltransferase has product MNIPEISSTELDKPRSNCAIVGVYGSREAAKLVYLSLYALQHRGQESSGIVASDGEHLHRHVGMGLVTNVFSDAKLFDKLPGTLAIGHNRYSTTGSTQVVNAQPFLTHFKHGTLAVSHNGNFTNARTLRRQLENEGAIFQTTSDTELILHLLARSQAHDIVGRLQDTFDQLQGAYSLVMLTRNKLIAVRDPRGWRPLNLGRKRHTWLVASETCAFDLLDAKYVREIEPGEIVVLDHTGLQSHRLRERAPRAACIFEFVYFSRPDSKIFDENVDRARRRLGKNLANEHPAEADIVIAVPDSSNTAALGYARNSNIKYEIGLIRNHYIGRTFIHPDQSVRDFNVRIKFNTVKGVLNGRRVVVVEDSIVRGTTLHNLVRLLRRAGAKEIHVRISSPPIIAPCYYGMDFPTKEELIASHQSVAQIKDYLEVDSLEYLSLEGLLKSVPHEKGGYCTACFTGNYPIIPEDLMDKFALDHANGRAEEVVLVRRARRQSGGRAAPVRRTRARKAKR; this is encoded by the coding sequence ATGAACATTCCTGAAATCTCCTCCACCGAACTCGACAAACCCCGGTCCAACTGTGCCATTGTCGGTGTGTACGGCAGCCGCGAGGCGGCCAAGCTCGTTTATCTCTCGCTCTATGCCTTGCAGCATCGCGGCCAGGAAAGCTCGGGCATCGTCGCCAGCGACGGCGAGCATCTGCACCGTCACGTCGGCATGGGACTGGTCACCAACGTCTTCTCCGATGCCAAGCTGTTCGACAAATTGCCGGGCACGCTCGCCATCGGCCACAACCGCTATTCCACCACCGGCTCGACGCAGGTGGTGAATGCCCAGCCCTTTCTCACCCACTTCAAACACGGCACGCTGGCGGTTTCGCACAACGGCAATTTCACCAACGCGCGCACGCTGCGCCGGCAACTGGAGAACGAAGGCGCGATTTTCCAGACCACCAGCGACACCGAGTTGATCCTGCATCTGCTGGCGCGCTCGCAGGCGCACGACATCGTCGGCCGCCTGCAGGATACGTTCGATCAACTTCAGGGCGCGTATTCCCTGGTGATGCTGACGCGCAACAAACTGATCGCGGTGCGTGATCCGCGCGGCTGGCGGCCGCTGAACCTCGGGCGCAAGCGCCACACCTGGCTGGTGGCTTCGGAGACGTGCGCCTTCGATCTGCTCGATGCCAAGTATGTGCGCGAGATCGAGCCGGGCGAGATCGTCGTGCTCGATCACACCGGCCTGCAGAGCCATCGCTTGAGAGAGCGCGCGCCGCGCGCGGCCTGCATTTTCGAGTTTGTCTATTTCTCCCGGCCCGACAGCAAGATCTTCGATGAAAACGTCGATCGCGCCCGCCGCCGCCTCGGCAAGAATCTCGCCAACGAGCATCCCGCCGAGGCCGACATCGTCATCGCGGTGCCGGATTCCTCCAATACCGCGGCACTGGGCTATGCGCGCAATTCCAACATCAAATATGAAATCGGCTTGATCCGCAACCATTATATCGGTCGCACCTTCATCCATCCCGACCAAAGCGTGCGTGATTTCAACGTGCGCATCAAATTCAACACCGTCAAAGGCGTGCTCAATGGCCGGCGGGTGGTGGTGGTGGAAGATTCGATCGTGCGCGGCACCACGCTGCACAATCTCGTGCGGCTGCTGCGCCGGGCGGGCGCGAAGGAGATTCACGTGCGCATCAGCTCGCCGCCGATCATTGCGCCCTGCTACTACGGCATGGATTTCCCCACCAAGGAAGAGTTGATTGCCTCGCATCAGAGCGTTGCGCAGATCAAAGACTATCTCGAAGTGGACAGCCTGGAGTATCTTTCGCTCGAGGGCTTGTTGAAATCCGTGCCGCATGAAAAGGGCGGCTATTGCACCGCGTGCTTCACCGGCAACTATCCGATCATCCCCGAAGACTTGATGGATAAGTTTGCCCTCGATCATGCCAACGGCCGCGCCGAGGAAGTGGTGCTTGTGCGACGCGCACGCCGGCAGTCCGGCGGCCGTGCGGCGCCGGTACGGCGCACCCGCGCGCGGAAAGCCAAGCGCTGA
- a CDS encoding UbiA family prenyltransferase has protein sequence MRILNAVKLLDYVFVLRPTLFFPVWTVYAAGYFACQRFIPAGLHGAADPGRTALLLALSLSLLMGAAFILNQLCDVATDSRNHKLFLIAQRHISPPAAWLQTALLLLAGLLLAFHHSHRIGLLFAGIFLLTGVLYSVAPFQWKDRPFLGLFANAGGALLIFSAGWWAVAPGASLPLRHALPYMLAVAAVYLYTTLLDLDGDAQTHKRTFAVRYGWGATVIAGCVCELAATALAWQVDDPVIFYPAVLSAPFFVVAALKQGRAEVSRAIKLPILFLALAICWKMWQYFLVLAVVFFVSKWYYQQRFGMKYPSLQAD, from the coding sequence ATGAGGATCCTCAACGCCGTCAAATTGTTGGACTACGTTTTTGTTCTGCGCCCGACCTTGTTTTTTCCGGTGTGGACGGTTTACGCTGCGGGTTATTTCGCTTGTCAGCGCTTTATACCGGCGGGTTTGCATGGCGCCGCTGACCCCGGCCGCACTGCCTTGCTGCTCGCGCTGTCGTTGAGCCTGTTGATGGGCGCGGCGTTCATTCTCAATCAGCTTTGTGATGTTGCCACCGATTCGCGCAATCACAAACTCTTTCTCATCGCGCAACGGCACATCTCACCGCCGGCGGCCTGGCTGCAAACCGCGCTGCTGTTGCTGGCGGGCCTGTTGCTGGCGTTCCATCACAGCCATCGCATCGGCCTGTTGTTCGCCGGGATTTTTCTGCTCACCGGCGTGTTGTACAGTGTCGCGCCGTTTCAGTGGAAGGACCGGCCGTTCCTGGGATTGTTTGCCAATGCCGGCGGCGCGTTGCTGATTTTTTCCGCGGGCTGGTGGGCGGTCGCGCCCGGTGCGAGCCTGCCGCTGCGGCACGCCCTGCCCTACATGCTGGCCGTGGCCGCGGTTTACTTGTACACCACGCTGCTCGATCTTGACGGAGATGCGCAAACCCACAAGCGCACTTTTGCAGTGCGTTATGGCTGGGGCGCGACGGTGATCGCCGGCTGCGTTTGCGAGCTGGCGGCTACCGCGCTGGCGTGGCAGGTTGATGATCCGGTGATCTTCTATCCGGCGGTGCTGTCCGCGCCGTTTTTCGTGGTGGCGGCTCTCAAGCAGGGGCGGGCGGAAGTGTCGCGTGCCATCAAACTGCCGATCTTGTTCCTGGCGTTGGCGATTTGTTGGAAGATGTGGCAGTACTTTTTGGTGCTGGCGGTTGTGTTTTTTGTTTCGAAATGGTATTATCAGCAACGCTTCGGCATGAAATACCCGAGTCTGCAGGCGGATTGA
- a CDS encoding CDP-alcohol phosphatidyltransferase family protein, with translation MSTPQILVERQRVWTISNIISFTRPLFVIPAIWFMSRETPPGNLLAVLFIFFAAATDWADGFLARRLRQQSELGRIIDPLMDKLCAAGIGLYLAFFRDFPKWFLVLIIVRDLFILALGFLMTSRRHKVPESNWYGKVAVTALAIVMITFTLDLQPIKWPFFWIMVVLFFISAGIYIARFISDTTSARTQSR, from the coding sequence ATGAGCACGCCGCAAATACTGGTCGAACGCCAGCGCGTCTGGACCATCTCCAACATCATCAGCTTCACCCGCCCGCTGTTTGTGATTCCGGCGATCTGGTTTATGAGCCGGGAGACGCCGCCAGGTAATCTCCTCGCCGTGCTGTTCATCTTTTTTGCGGCGGCCACGGATTGGGCCGATGGTTTTCTCGCGCGCCGGCTGCGGCAACAGTCCGAACTGGGCCGCATCATCGATCCGTTGATGGACAAGCTGTGCGCGGCCGGCATCGGCCTCTACCTGGCGTTCTTCCGCGACTTTCCCAAATGGTTTTTGGTATTGATTATCGTGCGTGATTTGTTTATTTTAGCGCTCGGTTTTTTAATGACTTCGCGCCGACACAAAGTGCCGGAGTCCAATTGGTATGGCAAAGTCGCAGTGACGGCGCTTGCAATCGTGATGATCACGTTTACGCTCGACCTCCAACCGATCAAGTGGCCGTTTTTCTGGATCATGGTCGTCTTGTTTTTTATCTCGGCCGGCATCTACATTGCCCGCTTCATTTCCGATACGACAAGCGCGCGCACTCAGTCGCGCTAA